The Episyrphus balteatus chromosome 4, idEpiBalt1.1, whole genome shotgun sequence genome includes a window with the following:
- the LOC129918510 gene encoding DNA-directed RNA polymerases I, II, and III subunit RPABC1, which translates to MDDEAETYKLWRIRKTIMQLSHDRGYLVTQDELDQTLEQFKEIFGDKPSEKRPARGDLVVLVAHNDDPTDQMFVFFPEEPKIGIKTIKTYCTRMQEENIHRAVVVVQGGMTPSAKQSLVDMAPKYILEQFLESELLINITEHELVPEHVVMTPEEKQELLQRYKLKENMLMRIQAGDPVARYFGLKRGQVVKIIRSSETAGRYISYRLVC; encoded by the coding sequence ATGGATGATGAAGCTGAAACATATAAACTATGGcgtattcgcaaaacaataatgcAACTTAGCCACGACCGTGGCTATTTAGTCACACAAGATGAACTCGATCAAACGCTGGAACAATTTAAAGAAATCTTTGGCGACAAACCGAGTGAAAAACGTCCAGCTCGTGGTGACTTGGTTGTTCTAGTTGCCCACAATGACGATCCCACCGACCAAATGTTTGTCTTCTTCCCCGAAGAACCCAAAATCGGCATCAAAACCATCAAAACTTACTGCACTCGAATGCAGGAGGAAAACATTCATcgtgctgttgttgttgttcaggGAGGAATGACTCCGTCGGCCAAACAATCGTTGGTTGACATGGCACCGAAATATATTTTGGAACAATTTCTAGAATCGGAATTGTTGATTAATATTACCGAACACGAATTGGTGCCGGAACATGTTGTAATGACGCCGGAAGAGAAGCAAGAATTGTTGCAACGTTACAAATTGAAGGAGAACATGTTGATGAGAATTCAGGCGGGTGATCCGGTGGCAAGGTATTTTGGGCTGAAACGAGGACAAGTCGTGAAGATTATTCGGTCTTCGGAGACAGCTGGACGTTATATTTCTTATCGGTTGGTTTGTTAG